The proteins below come from a single Ptychodera flava strain L36383 chromosome 6, AS_Pfla_20210202, whole genome shotgun sequence genomic window:
- the LOC139135724 gene encoding suppressor of tumorigenicity 7 protein homolog isoform X1, translating into MAGVLTTLLNKLKACACWAWSYLWLLWFLLVAFLIYVLRVPLKMSENASFVAMFLNTLTPKFYVALTGTSSLISGLILIFEWWYFRKYGTSFIEQVSLNHLSPWLGGNESNGNSNSSSNNSPQQTAPECKVWRNPLNLFRGSEYNRFTWVTGKDPLTFYDMNLSAQDHQTFFTCDTDQNRPADEIMQRAWRERNPQLRIQKAKEALDKNSECASAWILLAEEEVTTILEAEKSFKQALKVGEINYKKSQVQQHQSAQHEALHRRDTNVLVYIKRRLAMCARKLGRVKEAVKMMRDLMKEFPLFNVLNIHENLIEALLELQAYADVQAVLAKYDDISLPKSATICYTAALLKARAVCDKFSPEVASKRGLSTAEMNAVEAIHRAVEFNPHVPKYLLEMKSLILPPEHILKRGDSEAIAYVFFHLPHWKRVEGALNLLHCTWEGTFRMIPYPLEKGHLFYPYPSCTESADRELLPTFHDLSVYPKKELPFFILFTAGLCSFTALLALLTHQFPEPMGLIAKTFLSTISAPFNFLLDKIESMLPSTLWHQLSRL; encoded by the exons TAGCAATGTTTTTGAATACCTTGACACCCAAGTTTTATGTGGCATTGACAGGCACGTCATCCTTGATATCAGGCCTGATTTTG ATCTTTGAATGGTGGTATTTTCGAAAATATGGAACGTCGTTCATCGAACAGGTATCGCTGAACCACCTCTCCCCGTGGCTGGGGGGTAACGAAAGTAACGGCAACAGCAACAGCAGTTCTAACAACTCACCACAGCAGACAGCCCCAG AATGTAAAGTATGGCGGAATCCGTTGAATTTGTTTCGTGGATCAGAGTACAACCGCTTTACGTGGGTCACTGGCAAAGATCCGTTGACGTTCTATGATATGAACCTCTCAGCTCAGGATCATCAGACGTTTTTCACATGTGACACAGATCAGAACAGACCTGCTGATGAAA TAATGCAGAGGGCTTGGCGGGAGCGGAATCCGCAGTTGCGAATACAGAAGGCCAAAGAAGCCCTAGATAAAAATTCAGA GTGTGCGTCGGCTTGGATACTGTTAGCGGAGGAGGAGGTCACAACAATACTTGAAGCTGAAAAGTCATTTAAACAAGCGCTGAAGGTCGGAGAAATCAACTACAAAAAGAGCCAAGTGCAACAGCATCAGAGCGCTCAGCACGAGGCGCTACACA GACGAGACACTAATGTATTAGTGTACATAAAGCGACGTCTTGCCATGTGTGCCCGAAAACTTGGACGGGTGAAAGAGGCTGTGAAAATGATGAGAGAC CTGATGAAGGAGTTCCCGTTATTCAATGTATTGAACATACATGAGAACCTGATAGAGGCCCTGCTGGAGCTGCAGGCATATGCTGATGTGCAGGCTGTCCTGGCTAAATACGATGACATCAGTCTACCAAAGTCAGCCACCATATGTTACACGGCAGCACTGCTCAAAGCGAGGGCTGTTTGTGACAA GTTTTCTCCAGAGGTGGCGTCTAAGAGGGGTCTGAGTACGGCGGAAATGAATGCAGTGGAAGCTATACACAGAGCGGTGGAGTTCAATCCGCACGTGCCAAAG TACCTCTTGGAAATGAAGAGCTTGATACTCCCGCCGGAGCACATATTAAAACGTGGCGACAGCGAAGCGATCGCGTACGTCTTCTTCCACTTGCCACATTGGAAAAGGGTGGAAGGTGCCCTGAACCTTCTCCACTGTACCTGGGAAGGTACCTTCCGGATGATTCCGTATCCGTTGGAGAAGGGGCACTTGTTTTATCCGTACCCTAGCTGTACAGAAAGTGCAGACAGAGAGCTGCTTCCAA CTTTCCACGATCTGTCAGTGTACCCAAAGAAGGAACTGCCATTCTTCATTTTGTTCACTGCCGGTCTGTGCTCCTTCACTGCCCTCCTGGCTCTGTTGACCCACCAGTTTCCAGAACCAATGGGACTGATTGCCAAAACC TTCTTGTCCACAATTTCTGCACCTTTCAACTTCCTTCTTGACAAGATTGAAAGCATGCTGCCATCAACATTGTGGCACCAACTCTCACGACTCTAA
- the LOC139135724 gene encoding suppressor of tumorigenicity 7 protein homolog isoform X3: protein MINVAMFLNTLTPKFYVALTGTSSLISGLILIFEWWYFRKYGTSFIEQVSLNHLSPWLGGNESNGNSNSSSNNSPQQTAPECKVWRNPLNLFRGSEYNRFTWVTGKDPLTFYDMNLSAQDHQTFFTCDTDQNRPADEIMQRAWRERNPQLRIQKAKEALDKNSECASAWILLAEEEVTTILEAEKSFKQALKVGEINYKKSQVQQHQSAQHEALHRRDTNVLVYIKRRLAMCARKLGRVKEAVKMMRDLMKEFPLFNVLNIHENLIEALLELQAYADVQAVLAKYDDISLPKSATICYTAALLKARAVCDKFSPEVASKRGLSTAEMNAVEAIHRAVEFNPHVPKYLLEMKSLILPPEHILKRGDSEAIAYVFFHLPHWKRVEGALNLLHCTWEGTFRMIPYPLEKGHLFYPYPSCTESADRELLPTFHDLSVYPKKELPFFILFTAGLCSFTALLALLTHQFPEPMGLIAKTFLSTISAPFNFLLDKIESMLPSTLWHQLSRL from the exons TAGCAATGTTTTTGAATACCTTGACACCCAAGTTTTATGTGGCATTGACAGGCACGTCATCCTTGATATCAGGCCTGATTTTG ATCTTTGAATGGTGGTATTTTCGAAAATATGGAACGTCGTTCATCGAACAGGTATCGCTGAACCACCTCTCCCCGTGGCTGGGGGGTAACGAAAGTAACGGCAACAGCAACAGCAGTTCTAACAACTCACCACAGCAGACAGCCCCAG AATGTAAAGTATGGCGGAATCCGTTGAATTTGTTTCGTGGATCAGAGTACAACCGCTTTACGTGGGTCACTGGCAAAGATCCGTTGACGTTCTATGATATGAACCTCTCAGCTCAGGATCATCAGACGTTTTTCACATGTGACACAGATCAGAACAGACCTGCTGATGAAA TAATGCAGAGGGCTTGGCGGGAGCGGAATCCGCAGTTGCGAATACAGAAGGCCAAAGAAGCCCTAGATAAAAATTCAGA GTGTGCGTCGGCTTGGATACTGTTAGCGGAGGAGGAGGTCACAACAATACTTGAAGCTGAAAAGTCATTTAAACAAGCGCTGAAGGTCGGAGAAATCAACTACAAAAAGAGCCAAGTGCAACAGCATCAGAGCGCTCAGCACGAGGCGCTACACA GACGAGACACTAATGTATTAGTGTACATAAAGCGACGTCTTGCCATGTGTGCCCGAAAACTTGGACGGGTGAAAGAGGCTGTGAAAATGATGAGAGAC CTGATGAAGGAGTTCCCGTTATTCAATGTATTGAACATACATGAGAACCTGATAGAGGCCCTGCTGGAGCTGCAGGCATATGCTGATGTGCAGGCTGTCCTGGCTAAATACGATGACATCAGTCTACCAAAGTCAGCCACCATATGTTACACGGCAGCACTGCTCAAAGCGAGGGCTGTTTGTGACAA GTTTTCTCCAGAGGTGGCGTCTAAGAGGGGTCTGAGTACGGCGGAAATGAATGCAGTGGAAGCTATACACAGAGCGGTGGAGTTCAATCCGCACGTGCCAAAG TACCTCTTGGAAATGAAGAGCTTGATACTCCCGCCGGAGCACATATTAAAACGTGGCGACAGCGAAGCGATCGCGTACGTCTTCTTCCACTTGCCACATTGGAAAAGGGTGGAAGGTGCCCTGAACCTTCTCCACTGTACCTGGGAAGGTACCTTCCGGATGATTCCGTATCCGTTGGAGAAGGGGCACTTGTTTTATCCGTACCCTAGCTGTACAGAAAGTGCAGACAGAGAGCTGCTTCCAA CTTTCCACGATCTGTCAGTGTACCCAAAGAAGGAACTGCCATTCTTCATTTTGTTCACTGCCGGTCTGTGCTCCTTCACTGCCCTCCTGGCTCTGTTGACCCACCAGTTTCCAGAACCAATGGGACTGATTGCCAAAACC TTCTTGTCCACAATTTCTGCACCTTTCAACTTCCTTCTTGACAAGATTGAAAGCATGCTGCCATCAACATTGTGGCACCAACTCTCACGACTCTAA
- the LOC139135724 gene encoding suppressor of tumorigenicity 7 protein homolog isoform X2, with protein sequence MAGVLTTLLNKLKACACWAWSYLWLLWFLLVAFLIYVLRVPLKMSENASFAMFLNTLTPKFYVALTGTSSLISGLILIFEWWYFRKYGTSFIEQVSLNHLSPWLGGNESNGNSNSSSNNSPQQTAPECKVWRNPLNLFRGSEYNRFTWVTGKDPLTFYDMNLSAQDHQTFFTCDTDQNRPADEIMQRAWRERNPQLRIQKAKEALDKNSECASAWILLAEEEVTTILEAEKSFKQALKVGEINYKKSQVQQHQSAQHEALHRRDTNVLVYIKRRLAMCARKLGRVKEAVKMMRDLMKEFPLFNVLNIHENLIEALLELQAYADVQAVLAKYDDISLPKSATICYTAALLKARAVCDKFSPEVASKRGLSTAEMNAVEAIHRAVEFNPHVPKYLLEMKSLILPPEHILKRGDSEAIAYVFFHLPHWKRVEGALNLLHCTWEGTFRMIPYPLEKGHLFYPYPSCTESADRELLPTFHDLSVYPKKELPFFILFTAGLCSFTALLALLTHQFPEPMGLIAKTFLSTISAPFNFLLDKIESMLPSTLWHQLSRL encoded by the exons CAATGTTTTTGAATACCTTGACACCCAAGTTTTATGTGGCATTGACAGGCACGTCATCCTTGATATCAGGCCTGATTTTG ATCTTTGAATGGTGGTATTTTCGAAAATATGGAACGTCGTTCATCGAACAGGTATCGCTGAACCACCTCTCCCCGTGGCTGGGGGGTAACGAAAGTAACGGCAACAGCAACAGCAGTTCTAACAACTCACCACAGCAGACAGCCCCAG AATGTAAAGTATGGCGGAATCCGTTGAATTTGTTTCGTGGATCAGAGTACAACCGCTTTACGTGGGTCACTGGCAAAGATCCGTTGACGTTCTATGATATGAACCTCTCAGCTCAGGATCATCAGACGTTTTTCACATGTGACACAGATCAGAACAGACCTGCTGATGAAA TAATGCAGAGGGCTTGGCGGGAGCGGAATCCGCAGTTGCGAATACAGAAGGCCAAAGAAGCCCTAGATAAAAATTCAGA GTGTGCGTCGGCTTGGATACTGTTAGCGGAGGAGGAGGTCACAACAATACTTGAAGCTGAAAAGTCATTTAAACAAGCGCTGAAGGTCGGAGAAATCAACTACAAAAAGAGCCAAGTGCAACAGCATCAGAGCGCTCAGCACGAGGCGCTACACA GACGAGACACTAATGTATTAGTGTACATAAAGCGACGTCTTGCCATGTGTGCCCGAAAACTTGGACGGGTGAAAGAGGCTGTGAAAATGATGAGAGAC CTGATGAAGGAGTTCCCGTTATTCAATGTATTGAACATACATGAGAACCTGATAGAGGCCCTGCTGGAGCTGCAGGCATATGCTGATGTGCAGGCTGTCCTGGCTAAATACGATGACATCAGTCTACCAAAGTCAGCCACCATATGTTACACGGCAGCACTGCTCAAAGCGAGGGCTGTTTGTGACAA GTTTTCTCCAGAGGTGGCGTCTAAGAGGGGTCTGAGTACGGCGGAAATGAATGCAGTGGAAGCTATACACAGAGCGGTGGAGTTCAATCCGCACGTGCCAAAG TACCTCTTGGAAATGAAGAGCTTGATACTCCCGCCGGAGCACATATTAAAACGTGGCGACAGCGAAGCGATCGCGTACGTCTTCTTCCACTTGCCACATTGGAAAAGGGTGGAAGGTGCCCTGAACCTTCTCCACTGTACCTGGGAAGGTACCTTCCGGATGATTCCGTATCCGTTGGAGAAGGGGCACTTGTTTTATCCGTACCCTAGCTGTACAGAAAGTGCAGACAGAGAGCTGCTTCCAA CTTTCCACGATCTGTCAGTGTACCCAAAGAAGGAACTGCCATTCTTCATTTTGTTCACTGCCGGTCTGTGCTCCTTCACTGCCCTCCTGGCTCTGTTGACCCACCAGTTTCCAGAACCAATGGGACTGATTGCCAAAACC TTCTTGTCCACAATTTCTGCACCTTTCAACTTCCTTCTTGACAAGATTGAAAGCATGCTGCCATCAACATTGTGGCACCAACTCTCACGACTCTAA
- the LOC139135724 gene encoding suppressor of tumorigenicity 7 protein homolog isoform X4, producing MINAMFLNTLTPKFYVALTGTSSLISGLILIFEWWYFRKYGTSFIEQVSLNHLSPWLGGNESNGNSNSSSNNSPQQTAPECKVWRNPLNLFRGSEYNRFTWVTGKDPLTFYDMNLSAQDHQTFFTCDTDQNRPADEIMQRAWRERNPQLRIQKAKEALDKNSECASAWILLAEEEVTTILEAEKSFKQALKVGEINYKKSQVQQHQSAQHEALHRRDTNVLVYIKRRLAMCARKLGRVKEAVKMMRDLMKEFPLFNVLNIHENLIEALLELQAYADVQAVLAKYDDISLPKSATICYTAALLKARAVCDKFSPEVASKRGLSTAEMNAVEAIHRAVEFNPHVPKYLLEMKSLILPPEHILKRGDSEAIAYVFFHLPHWKRVEGALNLLHCTWEGTFRMIPYPLEKGHLFYPYPSCTESADRELLPTFHDLSVYPKKELPFFILFTAGLCSFTALLALLTHQFPEPMGLIAKTFLSTISAPFNFLLDKIESMLPSTLWHQLSRL from the exons CAATGTTTTTGAATACCTTGACACCCAAGTTTTATGTGGCATTGACAGGCACGTCATCCTTGATATCAGGCCTGATTTTG ATCTTTGAATGGTGGTATTTTCGAAAATATGGAACGTCGTTCATCGAACAGGTATCGCTGAACCACCTCTCCCCGTGGCTGGGGGGTAACGAAAGTAACGGCAACAGCAACAGCAGTTCTAACAACTCACCACAGCAGACAGCCCCAG AATGTAAAGTATGGCGGAATCCGTTGAATTTGTTTCGTGGATCAGAGTACAACCGCTTTACGTGGGTCACTGGCAAAGATCCGTTGACGTTCTATGATATGAACCTCTCAGCTCAGGATCATCAGACGTTTTTCACATGTGACACAGATCAGAACAGACCTGCTGATGAAA TAATGCAGAGGGCTTGGCGGGAGCGGAATCCGCAGTTGCGAATACAGAAGGCCAAAGAAGCCCTAGATAAAAATTCAGA GTGTGCGTCGGCTTGGATACTGTTAGCGGAGGAGGAGGTCACAACAATACTTGAAGCTGAAAAGTCATTTAAACAAGCGCTGAAGGTCGGAGAAATCAACTACAAAAAGAGCCAAGTGCAACAGCATCAGAGCGCTCAGCACGAGGCGCTACACA GACGAGACACTAATGTATTAGTGTACATAAAGCGACGTCTTGCCATGTGTGCCCGAAAACTTGGACGGGTGAAAGAGGCTGTGAAAATGATGAGAGAC CTGATGAAGGAGTTCCCGTTATTCAATGTATTGAACATACATGAGAACCTGATAGAGGCCCTGCTGGAGCTGCAGGCATATGCTGATGTGCAGGCTGTCCTGGCTAAATACGATGACATCAGTCTACCAAAGTCAGCCACCATATGTTACACGGCAGCACTGCTCAAAGCGAGGGCTGTTTGTGACAA GTTTTCTCCAGAGGTGGCGTCTAAGAGGGGTCTGAGTACGGCGGAAATGAATGCAGTGGAAGCTATACACAGAGCGGTGGAGTTCAATCCGCACGTGCCAAAG TACCTCTTGGAAATGAAGAGCTTGATACTCCCGCCGGAGCACATATTAAAACGTGGCGACAGCGAAGCGATCGCGTACGTCTTCTTCCACTTGCCACATTGGAAAAGGGTGGAAGGTGCCCTGAACCTTCTCCACTGTACCTGGGAAGGTACCTTCCGGATGATTCCGTATCCGTTGGAGAAGGGGCACTTGTTTTATCCGTACCCTAGCTGTACAGAAAGTGCAGACAGAGAGCTGCTTCCAA CTTTCCACGATCTGTCAGTGTACCCAAAGAAGGAACTGCCATTCTTCATTTTGTTCACTGCCGGTCTGTGCTCCTTCACTGCCCTCCTGGCTCTGTTGACCCACCAGTTTCCAGAACCAATGGGACTGATTGCCAAAACC TTCTTGTCCACAATTTCTGCACCTTTCAACTTCCTTCTTGACAAGATTGAAAGCATGCTGCCATCAACATTGTGGCACCAACTCTCACGACTCTAA
- the LOC139135724 gene encoding suppressor of tumorigenicity 7 protein homolog isoform X5 — MFLNTLTPKFYVALTGTSSLISGLILIFEWWYFRKYGTSFIEQVSLNHLSPWLGGNESNGNSNSSSNNSPQQTAPECKVWRNPLNLFRGSEYNRFTWVTGKDPLTFYDMNLSAQDHQTFFTCDTDQNRPADEIMQRAWRERNPQLRIQKAKEALDKNSECASAWILLAEEEVTTILEAEKSFKQALKVGEINYKKSQVQQHQSAQHEALHRRDTNVLVYIKRRLAMCARKLGRVKEAVKMMRDLMKEFPLFNVLNIHENLIEALLELQAYADVQAVLAKYDDISLPKSATICYTAALLKARAVCDKFSPEVASKRGLSTAEMNAVEAIHRAVEFNPHVPKYLLEMKSLILPPEHILKRGDSEAIAYVFFHLPHWKRVEGALNLLHCTWEGTFRMIPYPLEKGHLFYPYPSCTESADRELLPTFHDLSVYPKKELPFFILFTAGLCSFTALLALLTHQFPEPMGLIAKTFLSTISAPFNFLLDKIESMLPSTLWHQLSRL, encoded by the exons ATGTTTTTGAATACCTTGACACCCAAGTTTTATGTGGCATTGACAGGCACGTCATCCTTGATATCAGGCCTGATTTTG ATCTTTGAATGGTGGTATTTTCGAAAATATGGAACGTCGTTCATCGAACAGGTATCGCTGAACCACCTCTCCCCGTGGCTGGGGGGTAACGAAAGTAACGGCAACAGCAACAGCAGTTCTAACAACTCACCACAGCAGACAGCCCCAG AATGTAAAGTATGGCGGAATCCGTTGAATTTGTTTCGTGGATCAGAGTACAACCGCTTTACGTGGGTCACTGGCAAAGATCCGTTGACGTTCTATGATATGAACCTCTCAGCTCAGGATCATCAGACGTTTTTCACATGTGACACAGATCAGAACAGACCTGCTGATGAAA TAATGCAGAGGGCTTGGCGGGAGCGGAATCCGCAGTTGCGAATACAGAAGGCCAAAGAAGCCCTAGATAAAAATTCAGA GTGTGCGTCGGCTTGGATACTGTTAGCGGAGGAGGAGGTCACAACAATACTTGAAGCTGAAAAGTCATTTAAACAAGCGCTGAAGGTCGGAGAAATCAACTACAAAAAGAGCCAAGTGCAACAGCATCAGAGCGCTCAGCACGAGGCGCTACACA GACGAGACACTAATGTATTAGTGTACATAAAGCGACGTCTTGCCATGTGTGCCCGAAAACTTGGACGGGTGAAAGAGGCTGTGAAAATGATGAGAGAC CTGATGAAGGAGTTCCCGTTATTCAATGTATTGAACATACATGAGAACCTGATAGAGGCCCTGCTGGAGCTGCAGGCATATGCTGATGTGCAGGCTGTCCTGGCTAAATACGATGACATCAGTCTACCAAAGTCAGCCACCATATGTTACACGGCAGCACTGCTCAAAGCGAGGGCTGTTTGTGACAA GTTTTCTCCAGAGGTGGCGTCTAAGAGGGGTCTGAGTACGGCGGAAATGAATGCAGTGGAAGCTATACACAGAGCGGTGGAGTTCAATCCGCACGTGCCAAAG TACCTCTTGGAAATGAAGAGCTTGATACTCCCGCCGGAGCACATATTAAAACGTGGCGACAGCGAAGCGATCGCGTACGTCTTCTTCCACTTGCCACATTGGAAAAGGGTGGAAGGTGCCCTGAACCTTCTCCACTGTACCTGGGAAGGTACCTTCCGGATGATTCCGTATCCGTTGGAGAAGGGGCACTTGTTTTATCCGTACCCTAGCTGTACAGAAAGTGCAGACAGAGAGCTGCTTCCAA CTTTCCACGATCTGTCAGTGTACCCAAAGAAGGAACTGCCATTCTTCATTTTGTTCACTGCCGGTCTGTGCTCCTTCACTGCCCTCCTGGCTCTGTTGACCCACCAGTTTCCAGAACCAATGGGACTGATTGCCAAAACC TTCTTGTCCACAATTTCTGCACCTTTCAACTTCCTTCTTGACAAGATTGAAAGCATGCTGCCATCAACATTGTGGCACCAACTCTCACGACTCTAA